In a single window of the Nicotiana tomentosiformis chromosome 8, ASM39032v3, whole genome shotgun sequence genome:
- the LOC104099460 gene encoding uncharacterized protein, with the protein MEDYRSKSYTDGRMQIEKYYEPQFSTKDFRSYSVSYASSSVGAPPLPPPAVPQNKLKKRKSTCGSISKSWSLNDPEFQRKRRVASYKVYSVEGKVKGSLRRSFRWFKDKCTQVVYGWW; encoded by the coding sequence ATGGAAGATTACAGATCAAAATCTTATACTGATGGTAGGATGCAGATTGAGAAATATTATGAACCCCAATTTTCTACTAAAGATTTTAGGTCATATAGTGTTTCATATGCATCTTCTTCTGTTGGTGCACCACCACTTCCACCCCCAGCAGTACCACAGAACAAGTTGAAGAAAAGGAAGAGTACTTGTGGCTCAATCTCAAAATCTTGGAGTTTAAATGATCCTGAGTTTCAGAGGAAAAGGAGAGTTGCTAGTTATAAAGTTTACTCTGTTGAAGGCAAAGTCAAAGGTTCTTTAAGGAGAAGTTTCAGATGGTTTAAAGACAAGTGTACACAGGTTGTCTATGGATGGTGGTGa